The DNA window TGGGGAAATGCTGGTTTTCACCCCTCATGGGACACTagagctgcctctgccttgcctggACCCCCCCATCCTGTGGACGCCCAGAGCAGCAGCAGGTGGTGGCAGGCTACAGCGATGGCACACTTCGAGTCTTCAACATCTCTCGGACTGCCATGGAACTCAAGATGCACCCCCACCGGACTGCTCTGACAGCCATTGCCTTCTCCACTGATGGTGAGGAGAGGCAGCTGCAGAGTGTGCCAACCTCATCCAGCCCACACCACACTTCCAGGCCATGGGTTGGGGTCACAGAATGGCAACATAGTCTCCATGTGGCACAGGTCAGACTGTCCTATCTGGAGACAAGGATGGGCTTGTGGCTATCAGCCACCCCTGCACAGGAATGACCTTCCGCATGCTCAGTGACCATCGGGGCGCTCCAATCTCTGCTATCCAGAGCACAAACAAAGAGGTAAGGCAACCTCAGGTGATGGTGGGGAGGGAGCTAGGGTGCTGTGGGCAGTCAGCAGGTTCTCACATCTCTCATTTTTTCCAGTATGGAGACTTAGGGGTAGAGGGTGCAGAACTGTGGCTGGCTGCAAGTGGGGACCAACGGGTCAGCATCTGGGCCTCTGACTGGCTCCGGGACCGCTGTGAGCTCCTGGAATGGTTGAGCTTTCCTGCACCTGCAATCTCAGAGGTAAGAGTTCCATGGGTAGATGGGTGGGGACTGGAGCCTGCACAACTCATCGTAACACACTACTTTTCACAGGCTCCAGGCCTCCCGCCCCCGTCTCTTGCTGCCTTCTGCCCTTGGGATAAGGCGACACTGGTGTGTGTGGGCCTTGGTGCACATGAAGAGGTAGTCTTCTACAGTCTCCGCCAAAAGCAGGTAGGTGGTTATCCAGGGCTGTGTGTCATAGGGTCGTGAGGCTGTGTCCCTAGCAGGAGTGTCCACTGTCACGCTGTTTTCCTGCAGGTGGTGCAGAAGACACCGCTGCCCTTCTTTGCCATGTCCTTGAGCCTGTCCCCAGGGCCCCAGCTCATGGTGGTTGGTTTTGCTGGTGAGTGCTGGTGAACACACTTGTGCTGTTTTGGGAAATGGCAAACTGGTTCACCTCTGCCTTGGACTTCCCCCCTATGAGGAGGATGGAGACAGCCCCAGAGAGAGGTGTAAGCTCAAAGGCCAAGGTGTAAGTTACCAGCTGCAGCACCTGCGCTGGGGCGTATGTAGAGGGCAGCCTTGAAGGCTCTCAGTCAGAGCAGGTTTGGGAACATAGAGACCATGGCCCTGTTCCCCTCAGCAGGGTTCCCTGCTATCAGTACTGAGTCAGGCATGGGACACAGAGGATGGGAATGCCCCTGGGTGCTGCCTGGCCCTCCCACCGTCATCTACCCACAGAATGTATGCTGAGGCTCCTCGACTGTGCATCAGGGACTACCCAGGACTTTGAAGGCCATGATGACGCAGTCCACCTGTGTCGGTTCACCCCGTCTGGAAAACTGCTCTTCACAGCTGCTCACAATGAAATCCTGGTGTGGGAAGTCACCAGCCCCTGAGCAATTGCTGGGAACATAGGAAGAAAAGCCAGGCTCTGGGTTGTTGTATGCTGAGCCAGGATGACTGGGACAGTCTTCAGAACTACATTAGTTTGAGTTTGGGTAAATCTGAAAACATTTAAGGAGGCTGAGGGTGTGGCAGTGTTTTATAATCTGTGAAGATATGAACCCCAGAatcactccccccacacacagaagACTTAGCATACTGTGGAGGTTGTCACATGaatgttattttattgttttcattttgtacagtttaaacaaataaaaatggcatTTATTATATTGATACATTGTTTTACTGCTCCAAAAATTGCGTCTCTGCGTCACTTCTGTCCTGTGCTCAGCCTCTGCCGCTATCCTGTCCATTGTCCGGCCTTGCTCTCCACTGGCCTGTCCACCTGAGAAGCTTGTTGGGTCTAAGAGAACTGTCTGCACCACGAGCAGTGTCAGGAGCGTCCCAAGTGGTGGCGCCGTCCCTATCCCACAGCTCAACCACAAGCTGGTGCTGCGTGGGCGGGACCGGAAGTTTGTATGAGGGCGGGACTGGAGACAGGAAGTGCGGGATCCTGCGCGGGTTGAAGGAGAGGGCTAGGGTTGGGGTTGGTATTGGGTCTACTGGGCACGTTGCGGGccgggagggagggtttggggtGCTGCTGCGGGCGGCGGCCATGCGGCGCGACGTGCGCATCCTGCTGCTGGGCGAAGGTAGGCGGTAGGGCCGTGGGCAGACAGATGGGGTCGCCGTGACCTCCGCCGTGCTCCTGACTATACTGTCCCCCTCCATCCCCACCCGCGCAGCCCAGGTGGGGAAGACTTCTCTGATCCTGTCGCTGGTCGGCGAGGAGTTTCCCGAGGAGGTGCGCCTGCCGGACCGGACACCCGGGGCGGGTGCTAGGCTCTGGACACCCGGGCTGCCCATTCAGTGCTGACCCACCTGTTGCAGGTCCCTGCCCGCGCGGAGGAGATAACCATTCCCGCCGATGTCACCCCGGAGAAGGTGCCCACTCTTATCGTGGATTACTCAGGTATCTCCAGAGACTGTCCCCAGCCGGTGTGTATTGGGCCTGCAGTCGTTCTGCGTCGAGCCCAACAGCCATTCTACAGCGCTTCTTTTTCTCCCCAGAAGCGGAGCAGACAGAGGAGGAACTTCAGGAGGAGATCCACAAGGTGCAGTGCATCTTGAGGGCCCGTGGGTACTGAGCCCGATTCATTGGTCCCAGCTTGCTGCCACCTAGTCTTTAATCGGCTTCCTGTTCTTCGGAGCTGGATTAGGTGACTGGCAGGGCTTGACCCTGATAATTCAGCTGTGACCTTCAGAGCTGAGTGTTGTTGGCGTTCTCAGATCACAGCCTTGGGGGAATCCGGACTGGTCCACAGCCTCCATTGAAAACCCACTCTCCTCCTGTTCCCCGGTACATGGCACCCTAGGCTGTGGTGGATGCCATCTTAATTAGGAGTTACCTGTTGTCAGAGTTCCTAAGTTCCTGAACGCAGTCCTTCAGCCTTCTCTGTGCCCTGCAGGTGCAGCTCACTGGTCAGGGTGCAGTGTCTCTGTGCTTTTGTCTGCAGCGTCCTTGCTGCTTGTACTGAGATGGAAAGTGAGATTTGGGTCTGGACTGTTCCCTGCCTGTGGCGGGTCAGTCGTAAGCACTTGGGACAAGGATGTGCTCACTAGAGCCATGGTGCTGGGGTCTGGTATCTCTTAGGGAGAGCTGACAGGTAGAGGCCTGCTTAGCAAAGGTGGTCTTCCCGAGCCTCAGAATCTGAAGCCCATCCTGCTGTGAGCACCTGGGACATGCTGGCGTGGACCAGGCTGTCCATAATGAGCAGGCAGACTCTGCTCACCCTGTGTCCTGCTTTCCCTTAGGCAAACGTAGTGTGTGTGGTGTACGATGTGTCTGAAGAGGCCACCATTGAGAAGGTGAGGAAGAGGGCACGCTCCTTGTCCATTCTCAGCCCAATTGCTAGTGCCTGGCGTAGTTGGCGGTTGACCTGTGCAGTATACAGTGGCTCTTGAACCTCAATCTTTGTTTCCAGCCGTATTCTCTGTTAAGCCTTTCCGGGAGCCCCATATGTCTAAGCTAGGGAGCACTCTCATACCCCAGTCTGCTTGGGGAGGTTGCAGCTGTTGGGGTCAGACGAGTCCCTGTCCATCATCTGCAGTCTCGCACTGACTTCATCCTGCTCTCCTAAAGCTTGTTTAGCCCCAGAACAAGCTGGTGAGCTGGACTGGTGAGCGTGTGCACATGTTTGCCTCATACTTGGATTTTGTCTTTCAGATCCGAACCAAGTGGATCCCCCTCGTGAATGGCAGGACTGCGACAGGGCCCAGGTGACCAGCAGGGCCTCAGCTAGCGGGACTAGACCCCACCTGCTCCCCATCCCTGGTGATCATGGCCTCTCTCCCAGGTTGCCCATCATCCTGGTAGGCAATAAGTCAGACCTGCGACCGGGGAGTACTATGGAGTCCGTGCTACCCATCATGAGCCAGTTTCCTGAGATAGAGACCTATGTTGAGGTTAGCAGAGGTTATAGAGGAGGGCTGTGTTAAGACCCTGTAGTAGCACCTTATATCTGCCTTGGATCTGTCCCTGAGCCTGTCCCCACCCTTGTCCAGTGTTCAGCCAAGCACTTGAGGAATATCTCAGAACTGTTCTACTATGCGCAGAAGGCTGTTCTGCACCCCACAGCCCCCCTTTATGACCCCGAGGCCAAACAGGTGAGCAGTGGGTGAGGGTCACACACTTACTTCCCCAAGACTCATCTCAAGGTCCATGTGGGGTGTTGGATAAGGAGAGCAAATGACTGGGAGTGCTGACAGGGTGAACAGGGAAAGGGCCACTTGGTTGTTGTGTCCCTGCAGCTAAGACCTGCATGCGCCCAGGCTCTCACACGCATCTTCAGGCTGTCAGATCAGGACCTCGACCACGCGCTCAGCGATGAGGAGCTcaatgccttccaggtgtggcatTGCCCTGACACCCCAGTTGCCTTTGTAAGAGGGTCATCAGGACAGCTGCCTGATCTGACACACTTCCTTCCCGGAGGCAGAAGTCCTGCTTTGGCCACCCCCTGGCCCCACAGGCCCTGGATGACGTGAAGAGGGTCGTATGCAAGAATGTGGCAGGCGGTGTACAGGACGACCGGCTGACCCTGGAAGGTGAGACAGATATCATCTTAGGCCCTGGCGTGTGGGGAGTGGCCGGGCTGAGTGCTAGCCCTCCGCCTTTTCACAGGCTTCCTCTTCCTGAACACACTTTTCATCCAGCGTGGCCGGCATGAGACCACGTGGACCATCCTGCGGCGCTTCGGTTACAGTGACTCACTGGAGCTGACGCCTGACTACCTCTGCCCACAGTGAGTTGCAGGCTGGCGGGCAGCAGTGCTTATGCTCTTGGGGTGGATCCTGCTCAGTGGGCCTCCGTGGGATTGGGGCCCTCAGCACTGGCTATCTTGACCCCATGAGCACTCCGGCTTGGCCTCTCAGCACACACTCACAGTCACTCCCCTTGCTTAGCCCCAGCCGTCTGAGCAGAGGGTTCTATTGGGAATGCACAACTGCCCAGGCAGGTCCTGCACTGTGGCCTGGCTAGACTCCTGGCATCTCCACAGGCTCCATGTACCCCCTGGCTGCAGCACAGAGCTCAACCACCGTGGCTACCAGTTTGTGCAGCGGATCTTTGAAAAGCATGACCAGGTGAGCACCATTACCTCATCTGCCCTTtgacacctccccacccccaggcacATGTCACCATAGCCCCTCTGCCTGTAGGACCACGATGGTGTCCTCTCGCCCACGGAATTACAGAATCTCTTCAGCGTGTTCTCAGTGGCTCCCTGGGGCCCTGAACTCTCCCACACAGTCCCCACTCAGGCTGGCTGGCTGCCCTTGCATGGATATCTCTGCCAGTGGACGTAAGTACCGTGTGCAGCTCCCTGTCTGCTCCTACCCACCCCGTCTTACTCTCCTTAGCACCGTGCCTCCCTTTACTCCTAGCCTGGTGACCTACCTAGATGTCCAGCGCTGCCTTGCACACCTGGGCTACCTGGGCTACCCTACCCTCTGTGAGCAGGACTCCCAGGCACAAGCTATCACAGGTGGGTGACCACTTTTTTGGTCCTGCGGCCTAGCCCCTCCTCTTCCATGGCCAACCCCCTCATGTGAGCTCATCTTTGTAGTTACCCGAGAGAAGAAACTAGACCAGGAGAAAGGGCAGACACAGCGCAACGTTCTTCTGTGTAAGGTCTTGGGAGCCCCAGGAGTGGGCAAATCAGCCTTCTTGCAAGCCTTCCTTGGCCACAGCCTCAGGGTGAGAATTGTGGAGGCCCCAGCCCCTCCCCGGGAACTCTAGTGGGCAGGAGAAGTACCACAAGAGAACTCTGGGGCCAGCAAGTCAAGGATCTTTTCTGCTGCCCACGCAGGAAGCCAGGGACCTCCCTGAGAAACCCCCTATGTACACCATCAATACAGTGCGGGTCAGCGGACAGGAGAAGTACCTGATTGTGAGTGGGGGGACGTGCTCCCTGTCCTGAAGGGTAGGCCTGTGACACCCCATGtggccccatccttcctcccaatGGGGCTGCCCCGGGGTGGCCCTTCGGCAACCCAGCCTTGGAGAGGACACTTAAGGCTGCTCTTTGTCCCAGCTATGTGAAGTGAATGACAGCCTGCTGGACAGCTCTCTAGACAGCACCTGTGATGTCGCATGCTTAATGTTTGACAGCAGTGACCCCAAGACCTTTGCGCACTGTGCTACCATATACAAGGCAAGTCCTGCCCTGGGGTCCTGTAGTGGGTTCCCGGCTGTAGCCCAGCTACATAGGACAACAAACTcagctctcattttttttttccattacagCACCATTACATGGATGGGCAGACCCCCTGCCTTTTTATCTCCTCCAAAGCCGATCTCCCTGAAGGTGTTGCCGCACCAGGCTTGTCACCAGCTGAGTTCTGCCGTAGGCACCGGCTGCCTGCCCCAGCCTCATTCTCCTGCTTGGgaccagcccagcccagcacagATGTCTTCACCCAACTTGCTACCATGGCCACTTTCCCGTGAGTATACCTGCCACAGCCTTACTGTGGGGTAGCTATCCCAGGGCTTGGTCTCATCTGGGTACGAAGGTGTCAGAGCTTTAGGGTGGGTCCTATGGCCCAGAGAGCTATGCTggatgtcccccccccccccccggcttaGCCTCTGGCTGCTGGGGTCCCGGGTTTTTCAGCCCTGGGCTTTTAGTACATGccttgagcatttttctttccacAGACACCTGGTCCACACAGAGCTGCACCCCACCTCCTTCTGGCTGCGAGGAATGCTTGTGGCTGTTGGGACTGCGGTGGCCGCTGTCCTTAGCTTCTCACTCTACAAGGTCCTAGTGAAGAGCCGATGATGAAGGACCCATGAGCCTCTCCTGACCCAGGCACAGCACACTGTGGTGCCTTGTGGGGGCCCATACTGTAGAGGAGTATGGGCTTTCAGCCTGGTGGTGTAATGGCTGTGTGGCTACAGAGTCCCCGGGACTGATGTGGGGTACCTGCTCAGGGACTTGGTGTCTAAACCTTCGAGTCCAAAAAATCTGTTGCCCTTTAACAGGGCTGTGTTTTGCCCTGTCCTGCTGAGCCTGGGGGCACAGGTGGCAGGTATAAGGCCTTTAGCCTTGAAGGGAGTATTGTGTATTAGGGGATGGGCTGTGGGGAAGGTGGCCAGTGACCAGGACCTGGAGTTCTCAGGGTGCTTCCTCCTTCCTGGCTTTGTACGGTCAGTGGGCATGGGGCCAAGAGGTTTTGGTTGAATCGGGGAGGGGCCTGATAGTCACAGAGTTCTACTGTCGAGCCTTACCCACACTCCAGCTACAGAGCAAGTGGAATTGGGTTTCCTGATTAAACTTCACTTGTTTCCATCTTCTTTTGACTTCTcaaagcagctttttttttttttaatttttttttatgcttgtttttatgtgtctgagtgttttacCTGAACATATTTAAGTGCATTTGGGTGTGTGCCAGGTGCCAGTGCAAGCTAAGTGGGTGTGTCAACttcctctggaactgtagttaactgatgattgtaagccaccatgtggatgtttggaacaaacccaggtccttgcaggagcagcaagtgctcttgcccaccaagccatctctccagctccatgacGATGGCTTTTCTTCATTCAATCTAAATGTGACTCTGTCTTTGTGTGGGTTGAAAATGTCACCTGACCCTTCTGTCTCCCCCTGTTCCTGGGTCCCTATCCTGAGATCTCACTAGTCACAGAGATAAAATTGCTGTGGAAGATCCAGTTGGGGTCTGCTGTCCAGGAATGTCACCATCCAtcagtgtgtgtctctgtgtgtgtgtgacagatcCAATGCACATGTCTGTTTCTTCCCTGGGAATGTAGCTTCTGTGTTGTGGGTTCATTACCCCAGACTTCAGCCCAGTCAGCTTGCCGCTGGCTGAGCTGCAGACCTGGCTTTATGTGCAGCCTGCCTCTGAGAACCTAGGCCTTACACACAGCCTGGCTGTTACAAGTAAGGGACAGCCACAGATCTCAAGCCTGGCCAGAAGCAAGGGGGAGGATGACTGCTGGGCTCAGAGTTGTTCTTTTAACATGGCCTACCGCCAAGGACAACCAAACAGGAGTCCACACACTCAAATAGCCAGTGTGTGGGCAGGCGGGTACTCCTCTGCCCAAGAATGTCTACCTAATGGGGATCCCTGAAAGGTAaggcccctcccctcccactAAGCATCTGGGCAGGATGCTGTATTCCCCATGGAGGCTCATCAGGCAGGAATAACTGCCGTAGCATCTCTGCAGCAGCAGATTCTGTTTTTTGAGTTGATACTTGGAGAGGTTGCCATGGTTACACTAGCCATTAGTCGGTTACCTTCACTGTCCTCTGGAGCAAATCCCCTCTCTTATTCAAGCTGCAGTCCTACCTTCAGACAGCTATCCTTGGGTCTTTTTTGGGTATCCCTGTCTTGAATTCTCTACTCGAGATCCTACTGTCTTAAATCCAGTGCAGGGGGATTTGGTTAGGGCTCCCAGGCTTAGCCATGAGCAGGGGCAAGGGTGTCAGTCTTAGTCTGAGCAGTGGCAATGCCTTGCAGACTGGTGTCTGAACTTGCATTGTGGGTCCTGGGCTTCCTTGCTGGAACAGTGCAAAATAAGGACAAGTGCAGCTACTGCAAGCAGCTCTAGCTCAGGAGAAAGTCAGTGCGATTGGGGAACAAATGGACCTTGACCTCCTGGGAATGGGTCACAGGCATATTTTTAGTCATGAGACGCTTCCTAGAGGAGGTAATGGTAATAAACATACCgagtacagaaaccagaaaggcTGCCTAAGAGGACTATTGGGTGCTGCAGGTTCCCAGCTATAACCTCCCGGGAGAAGCTTCCGCAGCACGCAGTGCAAGAACTGCACGCAGGCAGTGGTTCTGGGTCGAGCTCTTCGGTGGGGGACGGTTCTACTCAGGATGTGAGTAGTGTCAGGGCAGTGCTGTGCGCGTGCAGGCTACGCGCGTGCTCCGGATCTGTGTGCGCGCTCACGTGCGCGCGCGGGGCTGGCATCTTGGTGACGGTGTGACGCTGTCTGAGCTCGGTGCGCGCAGAGCAGAGCGGGCGGGCGGAGCGGGCCGGCCGGGGCGGAGCGGAGCGGTCCGCAGAGCAGCCCCTCCCGGCCTCGGCCGACCCCCGGCCCTCGGCCCGGCTCTATGGACAGGAGCTCGCTGCTGCAGCTCATCCAGGAGCAGGTGCGTGGTGGGTGGGAGCTGGCACTGCCTTGGCTCCCTTCCAGCCGGTGAGGGGCTCGGGGGGAGGGACCATGCTCGCAGAAGGCCCTTCCAGGCAGCCGCCTCAAAACCTCCCTTTCTGCACGACCTTGGCCTCTGAGACTCCGGACCCTAGGGAAAGGTCCTGCTTCATCGGGTTTCCACAAAAAgctggggaaggagggtggtgtTCCTTGGACCTAGGTCCTCCCCCTTTCTAGGACTGGTAGGGTGAATATGAGGTGGTAGAGCATCCAAACCAGGCACCTTGCCCTGCCAAGGCCTGGGAACAAGCTGGTTCTAACAAACAGGCACTGACTGCCACAAAGGTCCAGCCTTCCTAGCCAGCCTGTCTCAGCCCTGTGGCTGGGGGTTGGCCCACCCTCTACTCCCCCACCACAGCAGCTGGATCCTGAGAACACAGGCTTCATCGGTGCGGACACCTTCGCTGGTCTGGTACACAGCCATGAGCTGCCCCTGGACCCCACCAAGTTGGACATGTTGGTGGCTCTGGCTCAGAGCAACGAGCGGGGCCAGGTCTGCTACCAGGAGCTGGTGGACCTGGTCAGTGCCATGGTGTGTGGGCAGCAGGGGAGGGCCCCAGGCCTGGTCAAGCACAGCACCCTGATTAAAGCCGGGTGGGCACGCAGCTTTTTACTGCGTAGGGCTTACAGACCTGGGCAGCGTGGAACAGAACCTCAGACTGTTAGCCACACAGCCAAATAGGACAGGCTTCCACAGGAACAGCGCTGTCACCCACTCTAAAACTCCTGCCCTTCAGATCAGCAGCAAGCGCTCCAGCAGCTTCAAGAGGGCCATTGCTAACGGACAGCGGGCGCTGCCCCGGGACGGACTGCTAGACGAGCCAGGCCTGGGTGTCTACAAGCGGTTTGTGCGATACGTGGCCTACGAGATCCTGCCCTGTGAGGTGGACCGCCGCTGGTACTTCTACCGGCACCGCAGCTGCCCGCCCCCCGTGTTCATGGCCTCTGTCACCCTTGCCCAGGTGGGCCTGCCCACATGCTGCCCCGGGGCCTCCTGAGTCCCTAGTCATGACCAGCTCTAACACTAGTGTCCCCAGATCATCGTGTTCCTGTGCTACGGGGCACGCCTCAACAAGTGGGTGCTCCAGACCTACCACCCGGAATACATGAAGAGCCCTCTGGTGTACCACCCGGGACACCGTGCTCGCGCCTGGCGCTTCCTCACCTACATGTTCATGCATGTTGGGTAAGTGACCCCCAGCCCCTGCCCGTTGACTCTGAAGGCTTAACTCCCCCGCAGAAGAGGGCTTGCACTGCCCGAGGGGGTCTGGGAGCAGGCAGGGCACACATCCTACCAACCCTCCGCAATGCTCCTTTGTGGCCAGGCTGGAGCAGCTGGGGTTCAACGCCCTCTTGCAGCTGATGATCGGGGTGCCCCTGGAGATGGTACACGGCGTACTTCGCATCAGCCTGCTCTACCTGGCGGGTGTGCTGGCAGGTGAGACAAGCACGCCAGTGGGTGGGTCCCCGTTTACTTCACTTGGTGAAGTGAGGGCCAGCTGTGCCCTTACTTCTCCCTTTGCCCACAGGCTCCCTGACTGTCTCTATCACAGACATGCGCGCCCCTGTGGTAGGGGGCTCTGGAGGGGTCTATGCCCTGTGCTCAGCACACCTGGCCAATGTTGTCATGGTAACGGGACTGCCCTCCTGGGGAGGCGGGAAGGGTCCCCCTGGACACGCTTCACAGCCTGTCTGCCTGCCCCCATCAGAACTGGGCTGGGATGCGGTGTCCGTACAAGCTGCTGAGGATGGTGCTGGCTCTGGTGTGCAGTGAGTAGTGGGGCAGGTGGGGCGCTGGGAGGCCCTCCTCCTGCAGACGGGGCCCCTCCCACCTGTTGCTCCCTCTGCAGTGAGCTCCGAAGTGGGCCGGGCTGTGTGGCTCCGCTTCTCCCCGCCACTGCCTGCCTCAGGTCCACAGCCCAGCTTCATGGCACACCTGGCTGGTGCAGTGGTAGGTGTAAGCATGGGCCTTACCATCCTTCGGAGCTATGAGGAGCGCCTGAGGGACCAGTGCGGCTGGTGGGTGGTGCTACTTGCCTATGGCACCTTCCTGCTTTTCGCCATCTTCTGGAACGTCTTTGCCTATGACCTGCTGGGTGCCGATATCCCCCCTCCACCATGACCTGCTCCCTAGGGCCATATGGCTAGAGCCTGGCCTGCAGTGGGTCAGCCACCAGGTGGGCCTGCATGTCTGCCCTCTATGAATGGACCTCTCAGCTGCTTTTCCCCACAGGGGCAGGCAGGCCCTGTGATCCCCCGGGTTGAGGCCAAGTCTTTCCGAAGACCTTGCTGCCCCTCCCAAGGCCTTTCCGGGGGGAGGGGTGCTACTAGGCCAAGGCTGGGTGGAGGTCCTTGAATGTGACCCTAGAGGAGACCCCCTCCTTCCCCACAGACCCCCAGGACTTGCAGTCTGAGCCTTTTTGgagaatgaataaatattttacacAGCACTAGGTAGCTgtcctggggctctgcaggcttGTCTGCCCCCTCACCCAGGCTGTATGGGACACCTCCCCTCCAGGATGGTCTGTACTCCCTTCTCCCTTGAAGCTCTGCACCTGTCATGAGGTGGTGGTGGTTTCACTCCTCCTAGCCAGGGCCGAAAGAGTCCACACAGGGGCACTTGGGAAAAGACTGTGGACTTCCAGGTCAGGCCAAGTTCAGCAATTGTTTATTGTGCTCCAAGAGCTTCCAATCTCTTGTTCTTTCAGCCTCCCTTCCAAAGGCAAGCCCATGGCAGAGGCAGGTTCCCTTGGCCTGGGTCCTGTAATTCTTGGCAGGGGAGGCCTAGCTGGGGTGAAGTTCGGGCAGTGGGTCCAGGTATATAGCTTCTGCCCCATAGTCTGCAGTGCCGTCTCCACAAGACGAAGCATCTACAGCCTTAAGGCACTCACTAGTGAGGACCACAGGGTTCTGGGGTCGTTACTAGCCACTTGAACCCTGATGGGGTTCTGGGTGACCTCCCAGACCTCAGCAACTGGCTCACCTTGGCTCAGAAATTACAGTGCATTCTTGCCCCTGGGACACAAACAGCAAAAAGTGCTTGAGTGTGTACTGCAGGCTTAGCAAACTGGGCACTGTAGCCACTGCCTCTTCGCATACAAAAGCGGCTCCTTCAGAAACTCCTGCCGCCAGAACCACTGCAAAGAGTGACAGGGAGGTGCTGGGGATAGCTTCTTGGAGCTAAACCTCCTAGAATCCCCACCcaacttgggaaaaaaaaaatgctccctaCTCACTCGAGGCAGTGCCAGAAACCAGGCAGCGAAGTTTGACTGCGGGGCGCACATCGGCAGAGAGCCGAGTTCTGCTCCTCCGAGTTCGGGGTGGGGGGTTGGCAGCCAAAAGCTGACGCAGCAGCGGCTAGAAATGGCTCATCTACAGACTATGGAGTCAAAGGGTCTTGGTGCAGCCGCTCTCCAAGGAAACCTTCTGGCCCCGCCCTGGAAGAAGCTCCTCCCCATGACCGCAAGAAGGGGACAGTCCAGCCGCACACCCGCAGCTTCCTCTACAGCAACCGCAGCAGATCCTTTCGTGTCAACGTGTCACGTGcttgcttctcagccattaatGGCCTCAGGCTGCTCCTCCCGATTCCCGGGGAAGCCCCGCGAGGGCGGTCTGACCTGttggcctccctccctctccttccctcaatTCCGCCGTCCTACCAGCGGTCCAGACGCTCCCAGACTCCCGTGTAAGGCCGCGCTCAGTGCGCCCCTTCCCAAGGACCGCTGCCACGTTCGCTTGGAGTGGCCCGGAGGGCGGGACTTGAGGGCCAAGGGGCGGAGCCTTGGTCTGAATAGTGAGGGGTAGGCTGGTTACTGTGGGGCGGGGCCGGTAGAGAGCGCGGCCGCAGCACCTCGCAGCGCTTGCGAACCAGCTCCCCGGCCGCGAGGCTCCGCCTTTGCTCACGTGTCCTCATGCCAGCTCCGCCCCACGCCGGAAGTTCCGGTGGCGGATCGCCGATCGGGCGGAGCTGATCGCTGCGCGGGCTGCGAGATCTAGGTGGCCGGGCGCGGAGCCCAAGCCGTGCCGCGCGGCGCCATGAAGggcaaggaggaaaaggagggcgGCGCGCGGCTGGG is part of the Meriones unguiculatus strain TT.TT164.6M chromosome 11, Bangor_MerUng_6.1, whole genome shotgun sequence genome and encodes:
- the Rhot2 gene encoding mitochondrial Rho GTPase 2, which gives rise to MRRDVRILLLGEAQVGKTSLILSLVGEEFPEEVPARAEEITIPADVTPEKVPTLIVDYSEAEQTEEELQEEIHKANVVCVVYDVSEEATIEKIRTKWIPLVNGRTATGPRLPIILVGNKSDLRPGSTMESVLPIMSQFPEIETYVECSAKHLRNISELFYYAQKAVLHPTAPLYDPEAKQLRPACAQALTRIFRLSDQDLDHALSDEELNAFQKSCFGHPLAPQALDDVKRVVCKNVAGGVQDDRLTLEGFLFLNTLFIQRGRHETTWTILRRFGYSDSLELTPDYLCPQLHVPPGCSTELNHRGYQFVQRIFEKHDQDHDGVLSPTELQNLFSVFSVAPWGPELSHTVPTQAGWLPLHGYLCQWTLVTYLDVQRCLAHLGYLGYPTLCEQDSQAQAITVTREKKLDQEKGQTQRNVLLCKVLGAPGVGKSAFLQAFLGHSLREARDLPEKPPMYTINTVRVSGQEKYLILCEVNDSLLDSSLDSTCDVACLMFDSSDPKTFAHCATIYKHHYMDGQTPCLFISSKADLPEGVAAPGLSPAEFCRRHRLPAPASFSCLGPAQPSTDVFTQLATMATFPHLVHTELHPTSFWLRGMLVAVGTAVAAVLSFSLYKVLVKSR
- the Rhbdl1 gene encoding rhomboid-related protein 1 isoform X2, which translates into the protein MDRSSLLQLIQEQQLDPENTGFIGADTFAGLVHSHELPLDPTKLDMLVALAQSNERGQVCYQELVDLISSKRSSSFKRAIANGQRALPRDGLLDEPGLGVYKRFVRYVAYEILPCEVDRRWYFYRHRSCPPPVFMASVTLAQIIVFLCYGARLNKWVLQTYHPEYMKSPLVYHPGHRARAWRFLTYMFMHVGLEQLGFNALLQLMIGVPLEMVHGVLRISLLYLAGVLAGSLTVSITDMRAPVVGGSGGVYALCSAHLANVVMNWAGMRCPYKLLRMVLALVCMSSEVGRAVWLRFSPPLPASGPQPSFMAHLAGAVVGVSMGLTILRSYEERLRDQCGWWVVLLAYGTFLLFAIFWNVFAYDLLGADIPPPP
- the Rhbdl1 gene encoding rhomboid-related protein 1 isoform X1; amino-acid sequence: MDRSSLLQLIQEQQLDPENTGFIGADTFAGLVHSHELPLDPTKLDMLVALAQSNERGQVCYQELVDLVSAMISSKRSSSFKRAIANGQRALPRDGLLDEPGLGVYKRFVRYVAYEILPCEVDRRWYFYRHRSCPPPVFMASVTLAQIIVFLCYGARLNKWVLQTYHPEYMKSPLVYHPGHRARAWRFLTYMFMHVGLEQLGFNALLQLMIGVPLEMVHGVLRISLLYLAGVLAGSLTVSITDMRAPVVGGSGGVYALCSAHLANVVMNWAGMRCPYKLLRMVLALVCMSSEVGRAVWLRFSPPLPASGPQPSFMAHLAGAVVGVSMGLTILRSYEERLRDQCGWWVVLLAYGTFLLFAIFWNVFAYDLLGADIPPPP
- the Rhbdl1 gene encoding rhomboid-related protein 1 isoform X3, whose product is MDRSSLLQLIQEQISSKRSSSFKRAIANGQRALPRDGLLDEPGLGVYKRFVRYVAYEILPCEVDRRWYFYRHRSCPPPVFMASVTLAQIIVFLCYGARLNKWVLQTYHPEYMKSPLVYHPGHRARAWRFLTYMFMHVGLEQLGFNALLQLMIGVPLEMVHGVLRISLLYLAGVLAGSLTVSITDMRAPVVGGSGGVYALCSAHLANVVMNWAGMRCPYKLLRMVLALVCMSSEVGRAVWLRFSPPLPASGPQPSFMAHLAGAVVGVSMGLTILRSYEERLRDQCGWWVVLLAYGTFLLFAIFWNVFAYDLLGADIPPPP